The Elusimicrobiaceae bacterium genome has a window encoding:
- a CDS encoding deoxyhypusine synthase, translating into MAKLTQKDFLKATIKHIDMKKYNVVPMVEAFESMAYSSRDLARASKIYHQMLSDKNCSVILCIAGSLISAGLKKIIVDMIQNKMVDAIVSNGANIVDQDFFEALGYKHYLGTPHNADDNLLRDLHIDRIYDTYINEDELKVCDETIHQICEELEPRPYSSREFIWEMGKWLEQNKKGKDSVVYNAYKYGVPVFVPAFSDCSAGFGFVAHQTEHPTAHVSIDSAKDFLELTKIKMKAKETGLMMFSGGVPKNFAQDTVVAAEILGADCPMHKYAVQITVADERDGALSGSTLKEASSWGKVSTALEQMVYGECTTLIPLIIGYGYHKGAWKKRKATNYVKFLQDEDKKIAALKAKEAKAKK; encoded by the coding sequence ATGGCAAAACTCACGCAAAAAGACTTCCTCAAAGCCACCATTAAACACATTGATATGAAAAAATATAATGTTGTTCCTATGGTAGAGGCCTTTGAATCTATGGCGTATTCTTCCCGCGACTTGGCTCGCGCCAGCAAAATTTATCATCAGATGCTCTCTGATAAGAACTGCTCCGTTATTTTATGTATCGCCGGTTCTTTGATTTCTGCTGGTTTGAAAAAAATTATTGTAGACATGATCCAAAACAAAATGGTGGATGCTATCGTTTCTAACGGCGCCAACATTGTAGACCAAGACTTCTTTGAAGCTTTAGGTTATAAACACTATTTGGGCACCCCTCACAACGCTGATGACAACCTTTTGCGCGACTTACACATTGACCGCATCTACGATACCTACATCAACGAAGATGAATTGAAAGTCTGCGATGAAACCATTCACCAAATCTGTGAAGAATTAGAACCCCGCCCGTACTCTTCCCGCGAATTTATCTGGGAAATGGGTAAATGGTTGGAACAAAACAAAAAAGGCAAAGACAGTGTGGTCTATAATGCTTACAAATATGGTGTACCCGTATTTGTACCGGCTTTCTCCGACTGTTCTGCCGGTTTCGGTTTTGTAGCTCACCAAACCGAACACCCGACCGCTCACGTATCTATCGATAGTGCTAAAGATTTCTTGGAACTCACCAAAATCAAAATGAAAGCCAAAGAAACCGGCTTGATGATGTTCTCTGGCGGCGTGCCGAAGAACTTTGCTCAAGATACCGTAGTAGCTGCCGAAATTTTGGGAGCCGATTGTCCGATGCACAAATATGCCGTACAAATCACCGTAGCCGATGAACGCGATGGTGCCTTGTCCGGTTCTACCTTGAAAGAAGCTTCTTCTTGGGGTAAAGTTTCCACCGCCTTGGAACAAATGGTTTATGGCGAATGCACGACCTTGATTCCGTTGATCATCGGTTACGGTTATCACAAAGGTGCGTGGAAAAAACGCAAAGCAACCAACTATGTCAAATTCTTACAAGATGAAGACAAAAAGA
- a CDS encoding serine hydroxymethyltransferase, translating into MYPEIQKQDPEVFAAISSELNRQRHKLELIASENFTSLAVMQAQGSVLTNKYAEGYPAKRYYGGCEHVDTVENLAIERAKKIFGAEHANVQPHSGAQANMAVYFALLQPGDTVLGLNLSHGGHLTHGHPMNFSGKLYNIVAMNVRQDTEEIDYEEAARLAQEHKPKLIFAGASNYSRVFDWKKLREIADSCGAYLACDVAHYAGLIAAGEYPNPVPFADVVTTTTHKTLRGPRGGLILCKESLAKAINSSVFPGVQGGPLMHVIAAKAVCFGEALTPQFKAYQHQVMLNAKTLAKALQEKGYRLVAGGTDSHVMCLDLRAKGITGKVAEAALDKAGITANKNTIPFDPEKPFVTSGLRIGTPAITSRGMKEEDMAYVADFIDRAIAHHDDDAYLAGVAQEVENFLEKFPLYPSLG; encoded by the coding sequence ATGTATCCCGAAATTCAAAAACAAGACCCCGAAGTTTTTGCCGCTATTTCTTCTGAATTAAACCGTCAACGTCATAAATTAGAACTGATCGCTTCTGAAAATTTTACTTCTTTGGCTGTTATGCAGGCGCAAGGCTCTGTGCTTACCAATAAATACGCCGAAGGGTATCCTGCCAAACGTTATTATGGCGGTTGCGAACATGTAGACACGGTGGAAAATTTGGCCATTGAACGCGCCAAAAAGATTTTCGGCGCGGAGCATGCCAATGTACAACCTCACTCCGGTGCACAAGCCAATATGGCGGTGTACTTTGCTTTGCTTCAACCGGGAGATACCGTCTTAGGCTTGAACCTTTCTCACGGGGGTCACTTAACGCACGGACACCCGATGAACTTTTCGGGCAAACTTTACAATATTGTAGCCATGAATGTGCGCCAAGATACCGAAGAAATAGATTATGAAGAAGCCGCCCGACTGGCTCAAGAACACAAACCCAAACTGATTTTTGCCGGAGCGTCCAACTATTCCCGCGTGTTTGATTGGAAAAAATTGCGTGAAATTGCTGACTCTTGCGGTGCTTATTTAGCCTGTGATGTGGCTCATTATGCAGGGCTTATCGCTGCCGGAGAATATCCCAACCCCGTACCATTTGCAGATGTTGTGACAACCACTACCCATAAAACATTGCGTGGTCCGCGCGGTGGGTTGATTTTGTGCAAAGAAAGTTTAGCCAAAGCTATCAACTCTTCTGTATTTCCGGGAGTGCAAGGCGGGCCTTTGATGCATGTTATAGCGGCTAAAGCCGTCTGCTTTGGGGAAGCCTTAACTCCGCAGTTTAAAGCATATCAACATCAAGTAATGCTCAATGCAAAAACATTGGCAAAGGCTTTGCAAGAAAAGGGATACCGCTTAGTGGCCGGTGGCACAGATAGTCATGTAATGTGCTTAGATCTACGTGCCAAAGGGATTACCGGAAAAGTGGCAGAAGCGGCTTTGGACAAAGCAGGCATTACCGCTAATAAAAATACGATTCCCTTTGACCCTGAAAAACCCTTTGTCACCAGTGGTCTGCGCATCGGTACGCCTGCCATTACCTCGCGCGGTATGAAAGAAGAAGATATGGCATACGTAGCAGACTTTATCGACCGAGCTATTGCTCATCACGACGATGATGCTTATCTGGCAGGCGTGGCCCAAGAAGTGGAAAATTTCTTAGAAAAATTTCCGCTTTATCCAAGTTTAGGATAA
- a CDS encoding prohibitin family protein, with product MKNVTIKKIEVKKYIAPIIILALIVVALGSYFTVPAGSVAVKLRFGKLVGSYTEGLHLKLPLIDKVEKFSVRIKKDSFDTEAFSKDLQTVGLRLAINHRIMPETIISIYRNLGPDYTNTILRPMVEEWTKAVIAKYSADSLISNRVQVAKELDQILKEKMKEKQVIVSDIAITNFEFSPQFLKAVEEKQIAEQEAKRATNLVEKVKKEAEQKILQAEAEAKSLRLQREVVSDNLIKLRQVEAQLKAIEKWDGRMPHYMGSGDMPFVMVK from the coding sequence ATGAAAAATGTGACGATAAAAAAAATAGAAGTAAAGAAGTATATTGCCCCCATTATTATTTTGGCTTTAATAGTGGTGGCTTTAGGCTCGTATTTTACGGTGCCGGCCGGTAGCGTAGCAGTGAAACTTCGCTTTGGTAAGTTGGTGGGATCTTATACCGAAGGACTTCATCTGAAACTGCCTTTGATTGATAAGGTGGAAAAATTTTCCGTACGTATTAAAAAAGATTCTTTTGATACGGAAGCCTTTTCAAAAGATTTGCAGACGGTAGGTCTTCGCTTGGCTATTAATCACCGCATTATGCCCGAAACCATCATTTCCATTTATCGCAACTTGGGGCCGGACTATACCAACACCATTTTGCGCCCAATGGTGGAAGAATGGACCAAAGCCGTTATTGCCAAATATTCTGCCGATAGTTTGATTTCTAACCGCGTACAAGTGGCCAAAGAATTGGACCAAATCTTGAAAGAAAAGATGAAAGAAAAACAAGTTATCGTGTCCGATATTGCTATTACCAATTTTGAGTTTTCTCCGCAGTTTTTAAAAGCAGTAGAAGAAAAACAAATTGCCGAGCAAGAAGCCAAACGCGCCACCAATTTAGTGGAAAAAGTGAAAAAAGAAGCAGAACAAAAAATTTTGCAGGCCGAAGCGGAAGCCAAATCTTTGCGCTTGCAAAGGGAAGTAGTATCCGACAATTTGATTAAACTCCGCCAAGTGGAAGCGCAACTCAAAGCCATTGAAAAATGGGACGGCAGAATGCCGCATTATATGGGCAGCGGAGATATGCCGTTTGTGATGGTGAAGTAA